One Candidatus Methylomirabilota bacterium genomic region harbors:
- a CDS encoding LD-carboxypeptidase — MTRFTRPSGLRASDEVAIVAPAGPFERETFEAGLRVLRVRYRPVFDQGLFARTRYLAGDDTRRLDELTAALADDSVRAVFAARGGYGSMRLLPGLWPKLRASAFRPKPVIGFSDLTALHLALQAVGWVSVHGPVLTQLGTQSPEAVDRLFQLLEATGSLAPPLSGTPLVGGVAEGPLLGGNLSVLTRLLGTPYLPPLEGAILLLEDVGERPYRLDRLWTHLALAGVFDRVRGIALGEFTDCEEPGGEYTSAEVLATLAAEIGLPCVGGFPIGHGTVNLPVPLGSRVRLDAGAGTLTFLEPAVAAGESR, encoded by the coding sequence GTGACGCGTTTCACGCGGCCGAGCGGGCTTCGGGCGTCCGACGAGGTGGCGATCGTCGCGCCGGCCGGGCCGTTCGAGCGCGAGACCTTCGAGGCGGGGCTCCGCGTCCTCCGCGTCCGCTACCGGCCGGTCTTCGACCAGGGCCTCTTCGCCCGGACGCGCTACCTGGCCGGCGACGATACCCGGCGACTCGACGAGCTGACGGCCGCGCTGGCCGACGATTCGGTGCGCGCGGTGTTCGCGGCCCGCGGCGGCTACGGGAGCATGCGGCTCCTCCCCGGGCTCTGGCCGAAGCTCCGGGCCTCGGCCTTCCGGCCCAAGCCGGTGATCGGCTTCTCGGACCTCACCGCGCTCCACCTCGCGCTCCAGGCCGTCGGCTGGGTCAGCGTCCACGGCCCGGTCCTCACCCAGCTCGGCACCCAGTCCCCCGAGGCCGTCGACCGGCTCTTCCAGCTCCTGGAGGCGACGGGGTCGCTGGCGCCGCCGCTCTCCGGCACCCCGCTCGTCGGCGGCGTCGCCGAGGGGCCCCTCCTCGGCGGCAACCTCTCGGTGCTGACGCGCCTGCTCGGCACGCCCTACCTTCCCCCGCTGGAGGGGGCGATCCTGCTGCTCGAGGACGTCGGCGAGCGGCCGTATCGCCTCGACCGCCTGTGGACCCACCTCGCCCTGGCCGGCGTGTTCGACCGAGTGCGCGGAATCGCGCTCGGCGAGTTCACCGACTGTGAGGAGCCGGGCGGCGAGTACACGAGCGCCGAGGTCCTGGCGACGCTGGCCGCCGAGATCGGGCTCCCGTGCGTCGGCGGCTTCCCCATCGGCCACGGGACGGTGAACCTGCCCGTCCCCCTCGGCAGCCGCGTCCGGCTGGACGCGGGCGCGGGGACCCTGACGTTTCTGGAGCCGGCGGTCGCCGCCGGGGAATCACGGTGA
- a CDS encoding thiamine pyrophosphate-dependent dehydrogenase E1 component subunit alpha: MPRQRVDLPAIECLSILDAEGAVDRTLEPEIPPGDLQRLYRTCLLARRFDERMLRLQRQGRIGTYLPARGHEAAILGSVYALRPTDWLVPVWREWPAYVWRGWPLESLILLYAGFTEGTRPPDGLRDLPVCVPMGSHVPHAVGVAYAARYKREESVTLCYFGDGASSHGDTQEALNFAGIFQVPLVFVCINNQWAISVPRARQTRAPTLAQKAVAYGFPGVQVDGNDLLAVYVATREAVERARQGGGPTLIEAVTYRLLAHSTADDASRYRSDAEVAEWEAKEPLVRFRRYLEAKSLVDERLHAELDAEVDGEVRAAIERAEAQMREARPLDPAAARPPSSSP; the protein is encoded by the coding sequence ATGCCACGGCAGCGAGTCGATCTGCCCGCCATCGAGTGCCTCTCCATCCTCGACGCCGAGGGCGCCGTCGACCGGACGCTGGAGCCGGAGATCCCGCCGGGCGACCTCCAGCGCCTGTACCGGACCTGCCTCCTGGCCCGCCGGTTCGACGAGCGCATGCTTCGCCTGCAGCGGCAGGGGCGGATCGGGACCTATCTGCCCGCCCGCGGCCACGAGGCCGCGATCCTGGGGAGCGTGTACGCGCTCCGCCCGACCGACTGGCTGGTGCCCGTCTGGCGCGAGTGGCCGGCCTACGTGTGGCGTGGCTGGCCGCTGGAGAGCCTGATCCTCCTCTACGCCGGCTTCACCGAGGGCACGCGGCCCCCCGACGGCCTCCGGGACCTGCCCGTGTGCGTCCCCATGGGCAGCCACGTCCCGCACGCGGTGGGCGTCGCCTACGCCGCCCGCTACAAGCGAGAGGAGAGCGTGACGCTCTGCTACTTCGGGGACGGGGCCAGCTCTCACGGCGACACCCAGGAGGCGTTGAACTTCGCCGGCATCTTCCAGGTCCCGCTCGTCTTCGTGTGCATCAACAACCAGTGGGCCATCTCGGTCCCGCGCGCGCGGCAGACCCGGGCCCCGACGCTCGCCCAGAAAGCCGTCGCCTACGGCTTCCCGGGCGTCCAGGTGGACGGGAACGACCTCCTCGCCGTCTACGTCGCGACCCGCGAGGCGGTGGAGCGCGCCCGGCAGGGTGGCGGCCCGACGCTCATCGAGGCGGTGACCTATCGCCTCCTCGCGCATTCGACCGCGGACGATGCCTCCCGGTACCGGAGCGACGCCGAGGTGGCCGAGTGGGAGGCCAAGGAGCCGCTCGTGCGCTTCCGCCGGTACCTCGAGGCCAAGAGCCTCGTGGACGAGCGGCTCCACGCGGAGCTGGACGCCGAGGTGGACGGCGAGGTCCGGGCGGCGATCGAGCGCGCCGAAGCGCAGATGCGCGAGGCCCGCCCTCTTGATCCTGCGGCCGCTCGTCCGCCATCATCATCGCCATGA